From a region of the Castanea sativa cultivar Marrone di Chiusa Pesio chromosome 10, ASM4071231v1 genome:
- the LOC142613502 gene encoding mitochondrial zinc maintenance protein 1, mitochondrial, producing the protein MAVRAEALNAYRALLRATRKTFAGDSLMLTESASEVRKKFEDNRHVSSEPEIRKLLDDAREASHFISTMIVQAKLNSTGGYVVKPAKEHAGATLEVPSEEILKS; encoded by the exons atggCGGTGAGAGCAGAAGCATTGAACGCGTACAGAGCGTTGCTAAGAGCGACTCGGAAAACGTTCGCCGGCGACTCACTGATGCTGACCGAGTCGGCCTCCGAGGTACGTAAAAAATTCGAAGATAATAGGCACGTGAGCTCCGAGCCCGAGATCCGTAAGCTCCTCGACGATGCACGTGAGGCCTCCCATTTCATCTCCACCATGATTGTCCAAGCCAAGCTCAACTCTACCGGTGGTTACG TAGTGAAGCCAGCTAAGGAGCATGCAGGAGCGACGCTCGAGGTTCCTTCTGAAGAGATTCTTAAGAGTTAA